In Blattabacterium cuenoti, the following proteins share a genomic window:
- the murD gene encoding UDP-N-acetylmuramoyl-L-alanine--D-glutamate ligase — MKKEFIVILGGGESGVGAALLAKKNGLKVFLSDSGIISNKYKKILIKNKIYFEEKGHTEKIIIQNAYKIIKSPGIPKENYLIKRIQSLNIPIISEIEFGKNYLNNSCIIGITGSNGKTTTSSIVYQILKNNKLNVEIAGNIGSSFSGKAIKKKDIYVLEISSFQLDDCFSFRSNIAVLLNITRDHLNRYDNNIENYIYSKFKIATLQKKEDFFIYNYDDPIVRLGVKKYPILSKCIPFSIREKLDTGAYINENKILIRILKKEKEIFFINLNDLKNVSLVGDHNLYNIIASLIISKILNINKNSIIYNLLKLKPIEHRMENFVNINGVRFINDSKATNVHSAFYALKSMNNPTIWIVGGKDKGNNYTEIISLVKEKVKAIICLGKNNKKIVDFFKNFTSIILETESIKEAVHMAYALSSPGYNILLSPACSSYDLFKNYKEKGNKFKEEVIKLIKN, encoded by the coding sequence ATGAAAAAAGAATTTATAGTTATACTTGGAGGAGGAGAAAGTGGGGTAGGAGCTGCTTTACTAGCTAAAAAAAATGGATTAAAAGTATTTTTATCGGATTCTGGAATTATTTCAAATAAATACAAAAAAATTTTAATAAAAAATAAAATCTATTTTGAAGAGAAAGGACATACAGAAAAAATCATCATTCAAAATGCTTACAAAATAATCAAAAGCCCTGGAATTCCTAAAGAAAATTATTTAATAAAGAGAATACAATCCTTAAACATTCCTATTATTTCCGAAATTGAATTCGGTAAAAATTATCTAAATAATTCCTGTATAATAGGAATCACGGGAAGCAATGGAAAAACAACTACTAGTTCTATAGTATATCAAATACTTAAAAATAATAAATTAAATGTAGAGATAGCAGGAAATATTGGATCTAGCTTTTCTGGAAAAGCTATAAAAAAAAAGGATATTTATGTGTTAGAAATAAGTAGTTTTCAGTTAGACGACTGTTTTAGTTTTCGATCAAATATTGCAGTTTTATTAAATATTACAAGAGATCATTTGAATAGATATGATAATAATATCGAAAATTATATTTATTCTAAATTCAAAATAGCTACCCTTCAAAAAAAGGAAGATTTTTTTATTTATAATTATGACGATCCAATTGTAAGACTTGGAGTTAAAAAATATCCAATTTTATCTAAATGTATTCCTTTTTCTATAAGAGAAAAATTAGATACTGGAGCTTACATAAATGAAAATAAAATATTAATACGAATACTAAAAAAAGAAAAAGAAATTTTTTTTATAAATTTAAATGATTTAAAAAATGTCTCCCTTGTAGGAGATCATAATTTATATAATATAATAGCATCATTAATTATATCCAAAATTTTAAATATAAATAAGAACTCTATAATTTATAATTTGCTAAAATTAAAGCCTATAGAACATAGAATGGAAAATTTTGTAAATATAAATGGAGTAAGATTTATTAACGATTCTAAAGCTACTAATGTGCACTCAGCATTCTATGCTTTAAAAAGCATGAATAATCCTACAATATGGATTGTAGGTGGAAAAGATAAAGGAAATAATTATACAGAGATAATCTCTTTAGTAAAAGAGAAAGTAAAAGCAATAATTTGCTTAGGAAAAAACAATAAAAAAATTGTAGATTTTTTTAAAAATTTTACTTCTATTATTTTAGAAACAGAATCTATTAAAGAAGCAGTTCATATGGCATATGCATTATCTTCTCCTGGATACAATATTCTACTTTCTCCAGCTTGTTCAAGCTACGATTTATTTAAAAACTATAAAGAAAAAGGTAATAAGTTTAAAGAAGAAGTTATAAAACTTATAAAAAATTAA
- a CDS encoding FtsW/RodA/SpoVE family cell cycle protein, translated as MFFNKYIKGDKYLWAFISLLAIFSFLPVYSASTNLVTTYGGTNTVFSYLLKHALFLFIGFCILFFTQFIDYKYFYRMSIISMPIVLILLVFTISQGKELDGVNASRWLHIPIINISFQTSNIAGLVLFIYCAKYLALAKNNKKKMSLKNSFFTLLFPIFFIIGLIFPANGSTAAIVFISVLILLFIGGYPIIGVIGILSIGVFFASIYIYSVITWGDKNPVNRVYTWKSRIENFLDHGSEENYQIKQSKTAIVLGNKFGRGPGKSVLKAFLPQSSSDFIYAIIIEEYGSFGGIILLFIYILILFRIIIIATKIQNYFCSLLVLSVGFPIINQALINMGIAVGLFPVTGQNLPLISAGGTSMWVTFFSFGIILSVSKEIIYENSNNEILSQ; from the coding sequence ATGTTTTTTAATAAATATATAAAAGGAGATAAATATTTATGGGCTTTTATTTCTTTATTAGCTATATTTTCTTTTCTACCTGTATACTCAGCAAGTACTAATTTAGTTACTACTTATGGAGGAACAAATACTGTATTCAGTTACTTATTAAAACATGCACTTTTTTTGTTTATTGGATTTTGCATTCTTTTTTTTACTCAATTTATAGACTATAAATACTTTTATCGTATGTCTATTATTTCTATGCCAATAGTCTTAATTTTATTAGTATTTACTATTAGTCAAGGAAAAGAACTAGATGGAGTAAATGCTTCTCGTTGGTTGCATATACCGATTATTAATATATCTTTCCAAACTTCCAATATTGCTGGATTAGTTCTTTTTATTTATTGTGCTAAATACTTAGCCTTAGCTAAAAATAATAAAAAAAAAATGAGTTTAAAAAACTCATTTTTTACTTTATTATTTCCAATATTTTTTATTATTGGACTAATTTTCCCAGCTAATGGATCAACTGCTGCTATTGTTTTTATTTCTGTTTTAATCTTACTTTTTATAGGAGGATATCCAATAATAGGTGTGATAGGAATATTGTCTATAGGAGTTTTTTTTGCTAGTATATACATTTATTCTGTAATAACGTGGGGAGATAAAAACCCTGTAAACAGAGTTTATACATGGAAAAGTCGTATAGAAAATTTTTTGGATCATGGATCTGAAGAAAATTATCAAATAAAACAATCCAAAACCGCTATTGTTTTAGGAAATAAATTTGGTCGTGGTCCTGGAAAAAGCGTTTTAAAAGCATTCTTACCTCAATCTTCTTCAGATTTCATATACGCTATTATTATAGAAGAATACGGATCTTTCGGAGGAATCATACTGTTATTTATTTACATTCTTATTTTGTTTAGAATTATAATTATAGCAACAAAAATACAAAATTATTTTTGTTCTTTATTGGTTTTATCTGTAGGTTTTCCTATTATAAATCAAGCACTAATTAATATGGGAATAGCTGTAGGTTTATTTCCTGTTACAGGACAAAATTTACCATTAATTAGTGCTGGAGGAACTTCTATGTGGGTTACTTTTTTTAGTTTTGGTATTATTTTAAGTGTAAGCAAAGAAATTATATATGAAAACTCTAACAATGAAATATTATCACAATAA
- the murG gene encoding undecaprenyldiphospho-muramoylpentapeptide beta-N-acetylglucosaminyltransferase, which translates to MKTLTMKYYHNNISPRIIIGSGGTGGHIYPGIAIADELKKKVPKIDILFIGSKNHMEIKEIPKFGYPIEGFSISGGRNKIFSMYGFSLLIELIYSFFLAKNIIKKFRPDLVIGTGGFVSFPTLYAAKINKIPILIQEQNSYPGLTNRIFSRYAKKICVAYEQAKNYFPKEKTILTGNPIRSEILQLPSKKEACIHLGLKIKKPIILSMGGSQGSNRINNAWIKGLDKLIKFNIQLIWQVGKLDIHRIKKNKTSRHSNFILMEYIENIQICYAAADIIVSRAGALTIAETCIIGKPYILIPFPWSSDDHQNKNAKILYDHEAALIIKDEEVENKLVDSTIQLIHDTIMKEKMSKNIFQLGKPKATNDIVNEILQIIL; encoded by the coding sequence ATGAAAACTCTAACAATGAAATATTATCACAATAATATTTCCCCTAGAATAATTATTGGAAGTGGAGGTACTGGAGGCCATATATATCCTGGGATAGCTATTGCAGATGAATTAAAAAAAAAAGTTCCAAAAATAGATATTTTATTCATTGGATCTAAAAATCATATGGAAATAAAAGAAATTCCAAAATTTGGATATCCTATTGAAGGATTTTCTATTTCTGGAGGAAGAAATAAAATATTTTCTATGTATGGATTTTCTTTATTAATAGAATTGATATATAGTTTTTTTTTAGCTAAAAATATTATTAAAAAATTTCGCCCAGATCTTGTTATTGGAACAGGAGGTTTTGTTAGCTTTCCGACTTTATATGCAGCAAAAATAAATAAAATACCTATTCTTATTCAAGAACAAAATTCTTATCCTGGATTAACCAATAGGATATTTTCTCGTTACGCAAAAAAAATATGTGTGGCTTATGAACAAGCAAAAAATTATTTTCCAAAAGAAAAAACTATTCTTACAGGAAATCCTATTAGATCAGAAATACTTCAATTACCGAGTAAAAAAGAAGCTTGTATTCATCTTGGATTGAAGATAAAAAAACCTATAATTTTATCTATGGGAGGAAGCCAAGGATCCAACAGGATTAATAATGCTTGGATAAAAGGTTTGGATAAACTGATAAAATTTAATATCCAACTTATTTGGCAAGTAGGAAAATTAGACATTCACAGAATAAAAAAAAACAAGACATCTCGTCATTCTAATTTTATTTTAATGGAATATATTGAAAATATACAAATATGTTATGCAGCTGCAGACATTATTGTATCTAGAGCAGGAGCTTTAACAATAGCTGAAACATGTATAATAGGAAAACCCTATATATTAATCCCTTTTCCTTGGTCTTCAGATGATCATCAAAATAAAAATGCTAAAATACTATATGATCATGAAGCTGCATTGATTATAAAAGATGAAGAAGTAGAAAATAAATTAGTAGATTCAACTATTCAATTAATCCATGATACTATCATGAAAGAAAAAATGAGTAAAAATATTTTTCAGTTAGGAAAACCTAAAGCAACAAATGATATTGTCAATGAAATATTACAAATTATTTTATGA
- the murC gene encoding UDP-N-acetylmuramate--L-alanine ligase, translating to MNFNYIKYFYFIGIGGIGMSSLARYFHKTGKIVHGHDKNRTFLTKELEKEGILINYYDCIEILPEWVTSNKCLIIYTPAIPSNHKQWTFLKKHAKNIKKRSQTLAIITENETCIAIGGTHGKTTTSILLCHILYVSGVSFTAFLGGISENYNSNIILNGKKFFLVEADEFDHSFLYLYPNIACITSLDQDHIDIYPKKEDLKKAYINFSNKIKKPYKKIFLCKEDIDIFLKKNAIYYSITEKESYYSNHLHVEENKWYFDFHTPKEIWKLLPLPIPGKHNLKNITAALAISDYLKIDRKKIRKALSSFRGIKRRYSIHYQSKNKIYIDDYAHHPTEINALIDTIRESFPNKVILGIFQPHLFSRTKFFEDYFAESLGKLDILILLDIYPAREFPIYGVNSERILEKVKISYEHKEVSSISKVLEKIGKKNFDIILTIGAGNIDTLIFPIKEFMHKRYG from the coding sequence ATGAATTTCAATTACATTAAATATTTTTATTTTATAGGAATAGGAGGGATAGGAATGAGTTCTCTAGCTAGATATTTCCATAAAACAGGTAAAATTGTTCATGGACACGATAAGAATAGAACTTTTTTAACAAAAGAATTAGAAAAAGAAGGGATATTAATAAATTATTATGATTGCATAGAAATATTACCAGAATGGGTAACATCTAATAAATGTTTAATCATATATACTCCAGCTATTCCTAGCAATCATAAACAATGGACTTTTTTAAAAAAACATGCAAAAAATATAAAAAAAAGATCACAAACACTAGCTATAATTACAGAAAATGAAACGTGCATTGCTATAGGAGGAACACATGGAAAAACAACTACTTCTATATTATTATGTCATATATTATATGTCTCCGGAGTAAGTTTTACTGCATTTTTAGGAGGTATTTCTGAAAATTACAATTCTAATATTATATTGAATGGAAAAAAATTCTTTTTAGTAGAAGCAGATGAATTTGATCATTCCTTCTTATATCTATATCCTAATATAGCATGTATAACATCCTTAGATCAGGATCATATAGATATTTATCCAAAAAAAGAAGATTTAAAAAAAGCTTATATAAACTTTTCCAATAAAATAAAGAAACCATATAAAAAAATCTTTTTATGTAAAGAAGACATAGATATATTTTTAAAAAAAAATGCTATTTATTATTCAATAACAGAAAAAGAATCTTATTATTCAAATCATCTTCATGTAGAAGAAAATAAATGGTATTTTGATTTTCATACTCCTAAAGAAATATGGAAATTATTACCATTACCTATACCAGGAAAACATAACTTAAAAAATATAACAGCTGCATTAGCTATATCTGATTATCTAAAAATTGATAGAAAAAAAATAAGAAAAGCTTTATCCTCATTTCGAGGAATTAAAAGAAGATACTCCATACATTATCAATCTAAAAATAAAATATATATAGATGATTACGCACATCATCCTACAGAAATAAATGCTCTAATTGACACTATAAGAGAATCTTTTCCCAATAAAGTCATATTAGGTATTTTTCAGCCTCATTTATTCAGTAGAACTAAATTTTTTGAAGATTATTTTGCAGAAAGTTTAGGAAAACTTGATATTTTAATTTTATTAGATATTTATCCTGCTAGAGAATTTCCTATTTACGGAGTAAATTCCGAAAGGATATTAGAAAAAGTAAAAATAAGTTATGAACATAAAGAAGTTTCTTCTATTTCAAAAGTTTTAGAAAAAATTGGAAAAAAAAATTTTGATATTATTCTTACAATAGGAGCTGGAAATATAGATACTTTAATTTTTCCCATAAAAGAATTTATGCATAAAAGATATGGATAA
- a CDS encoding cell division protein FtsQ/DivIB → MKKNTIFFIFVLILYIASMTLLLFFSKKIHENRPLTKFNIIIDPISKYHFVNEGTIKNILFHKTEKIEKKIGQLCILKMEKKLNNYHFIKKSEVFLSVDGTLNIEVLQKEPILRIKNGNKEYYLTKDAEDLELSPFYSLNVILAKGYFSKEEKKCLANLIKFILTDELLRNQIISIKKNNINEFILIPKVGNHNIILGNIKDFKNKLNKLKAFYKQYLNKIDIDQYKNIDLQYKDQVVAKKR, encoded by the coding sequence ATGAAAAAAAATACAATATTTTTCATATTTGTTTTGATATTATATATCGCGTCCATGACATTGCTTCTTTTTTTCTCTAAAAAAATACATGAAAACAGACCTTTAACTAAATTTAATATTATTATTGATCCTATATCAAAGTATCATTTTGTAAATGAAGGAACTATTAAAAATATTTTATTCCATAAAACAGAAAAAATTGAAAAAAAAATTGGTCAATTATGTATATTGAAAATGGAAAAAAAATTAAATAATTACCATTTTATAAAAAAATCTGAGGTTTTTCTTAGTGTAGATGGAACACTAAATATTGAAGTATTACAAAAAGAACCCATATTAAGAATAAAAAATGGAAATAAAGAATATTATCTAACTAAAGATGCTGAAGATTTAGAACTTTCTCCTTTTTATTCATTAAATGTGATTCTAGCAAAAGGATATTTTTCTAAAGAAGAAAAAAAATGTTTAGCTAATTTAATTAAATTCATATTAACTGATGAGTTACTTAGAAATCAAATTATTAGTATTAAAAAAAATAACATCAATGAGTTTATATTAATTCCTAAAGTAGGAAATCATAATATTATATTAGGAAACATTAAGGATTTTAAAAATAAATTGAATAAATTAAAAGCATTTTATAAGCAATACCTAAATAAAATAGATATTGATCAATATAAAAATATTGATTTACAATATAAAGACCAAGTAGTCGCAAAAAAAAGATAA
- the ftsA gene encoding cell division protein FtsA, translating to MEYQDIAIGLDVGTTKIVAMVGRKNEYNKIEILGIGRSKSIGVHIGVVNNITQTIEAIREAISEAEHSSGIKIKEVIVGIAGQHIRSLQHNDYITRLDFENVINQKDIQKLIDQVHKLVMLPGEEIIHVLPQEYKVDSQAEIGEPIGMYGSRLEANFHVVVGQISSIRNIGRCVKSAGLNLAGMTLEPLASAEAVLNKEEREAGVALVDIGGGTTDVAIFKDNIIRHTAVIPFGGNVITENIKTDCLIIERQAELLKIKFGSAWPGENKETEIVCIPGLRGREPKEISLKKLSKIIHTRVCEILEQVNIEIKNYGDEEQKKRLIAGLVMTGGGSQLKHIRPLAEYITGMDVRVGYSNEHIAGGENGLISHPEYATSIGLVIKGLDDKKKYLCLKDMDYIHNEKNNTSDFFYKKFYNNKNHTSYEEKPEDYLKIKKNTKKKSKSFLEIWADKFRQILNDTE from the coding sequence ATGGAATATCAAGATATAGCTATAGGTCTTGATGTAGGGACCACGAAGATTGTAGCTATGGTAGGAAGAAAAAATGAATATAATAAGATTGAAATCTTAGGTATAGGCAGATCCAAAAGTATAGGTGTACATATAGGAGTTGTAAATAATATAACTCAAACAATTGAAGCTATACGTGAAGCTATATCTGAAGCTGAACATAGTTCAGGTATAAAAATAAAAGAAGTTATTGTTGGGATAGCAGGCCAACATATAAGAAGTTTACAGCACAATGACTATATAACTAGATTAGATTTTGAAAATGTAATCAATCAAAAAGATATACAAAAATTAATTGATCAAGTACATAAACTAGTTATGTTACCTGGTGAAGAAATAATTCATGTTCTTCCACAAGAGTATAAAGTGGATAGTCAAGCAGAAATAGGAGAACCAATAGGGATGTATGGAAGTCGTTTAGAAGCTAATTTTCATGTAGTAGTAGGACAGATTTCATCTATTCGTAATATTGGAAGATGTGTAAAATCTGCAGGATTAAATTTAGCTGGAATGACCTTAGAACCTTTAGCTTCAGCAGAAGCTGTGTTAAATAAAGAGGAAAGAGAAGCAGGTGTAGCTTTAGTAGATATAGGAGGAGGTACTACTGATGTAGCTATATTTAAAGATAATATTATCCGTCATACAGCAGTAATTCCTTTTGGAGGAAATGTGATAACAGAAAATATAAAAACCGATTGCTTAATTATTGAACGTCAAGCAGAATTATTAAAGATTAAATTTGGGTCAGCATGGCCTGGAGAAAATAAAGAAACAGAAATTGTTTGTATTCCAGGATTAAGGGGAAGAGAACCTAAGGAAATTTCTTTAAAAAAATTGTCTAAAATTATCCATACTAGAGTATGCGAAATTTTAGAACAAGTAAATATAGAAATAAAAAATTATGGAGACGAAGAACAAAAAAAAAGACTTATTGCAGGATTAGTTATGACTGGAGGAGGTTCTCAATTAAAACATATTCGTCCTCTAGCAGAATATATTACTGGAATGGATGTACGTGTAGGTTATTCTAATGAACATATCGCAGGCGGAGAAAATGGACTTATAAGTCATCCTGAATATGCTACTTCTATAGGTTTAGTAATAAAAGGACTTGATGATAAAAAAAAATATCTTTGTCTAAAAGATATGGATTACATCCACAATGAAAAAAATAATACTTCTGATTTTTTTTATAAAAAATTTTATAATAATAAAAATCATACTTCTTATGAAGAAAAACCGGAAGATTATTTAAAAATAAAGAAAAATACTAAGAAAAAATCAAAATCTTTTCTTGAAATTTGGGCAGATAAATTCCGTCAAATATTGAATGATACAGAATAA
- the ftsZ gene encoding cell division protein FtsZ: MKKEHFIMQKKDSVQGYPKHRSAAIKVIGVGGGGSNALSYMFEQGIDGVDFIACNTDAQALNNNPVPIKIQLGASITEGLGAGADPEVGEKAALESLEEIKSILDSNTKMTFITAGMGGGTGTGAAPIIAGISKEKGILTVGIVTIPFHFEGKMRLQQAQKGIESLRRNVDSLIVINNDKLRELYGNLGFKAGFAKADEVLTTAAKGIAEVITHHYKQNIDLRDTRTVLKESGTAVMGSAVSVGENRAKEAVIQALDSPLLNDNKITGAKNVLLLIVSGRIEITIDEIGIISDYIQTEAGNNANIIMGIGEDENLEESISVTIVATGFPTEVQRAINHEEKKIFHRLEEPYEQRLTKKEEIHSYSKKQRDPFYNGGSYSVINKNSKDMNNNKKNVFDSVINPNSDILEKKYKRYLLEDSFDLPISYHEKNKIKHIEKKNKKNEELNDF; encoded by the coding sequence ATGAAAAAAGAACATTTTATAATGCAAAAAAAAGATAGCGTTCAAGGATATCCAAAACATCGTTCAGCTGCAATTAAGGTAATAGGAGTAGGAGGAGGAGGAAGCAATGCTTTAAGTTACATGTTTGAACAAGGAATAGATGGTGTAGATTTTATAGCATGTAATACAGACGCACAAGCATTAAACAATAATCCAGTTCCTATAAAAATTCAGTTGGGAGCTTCTATTACGGAAGGATTAGGAGCTGGAGCAGATCCAGAGGTAGGAGAAAAAGCAGCATTAGAAAGTTTGGAAGAAATAAAAAGTATTTTAGATTCAAATACTAAAATGACTTTTATTACAGCAGGAATGGGGGGGGGAACTGGAACTGGAGCAGCACCTATTATTGCAGGAATTTCTAAAGAAAAAGGAATCCTTACTGTAGGAATTGTAACAATTCCATTTCATTTTGAAGGAAAGATGAGGTTGCAACAGGCACAAAAAGGAATAGAATCGTTAAGAAGAAATGTAGATTCTTTAATTGTTATTAATAATGATAAGTTGAGAGAACTATATGGAAATCTAGGTTTTAAAGCAGGATTTGCAAAAGCAGATGAAGTTTTAACTACTGCTGCTAAAGGTATCGCTGAAGTTATAACCCATCATTATAAACAAAACATAGATTTAAGAGATACAAGAACTGTTCTAAAAGAAAGTGGAACAGCTGTTATGGGATCTGCTGTTTCTGTAGGTGAAAATAGAGCTAAAGAAGCTGTTATTCAAGCATTAGATTCTCCATTATTAAATGATAACAAAATTACGGGAGCAAAAAACGTTCTCCTTCTTATTGTTTCAGGAAGAATTGAAATAACTATAGATGAAATAGGAATTATTAGCGATTATATTCAGACAGAAGCAGGTAATAATGCAAATATTATTATGGGAATAGGAGAAGATGAAAATTTAGAAGAAAGCATTTCAGTTACCATAGTTGCTACAGGATTTCCTACAGAAGTACAAAGGGCAATAAACCATGAAGAAAAAAAAATATTTCATAGACTAGAGGAACCTTACGAACAAAGGTTAACAAAAAAAGAAGAAATTCATTCTTATTCTAAAAAACAAAGAGATCCATTTTATAATGGTGGATCTTATTCAGTAATAAATAAGAATAGTAAGGATATGAATAATAATAAAAAAAATGTATTTGATAGTGTTATTAATCCTAATTCAGATATTTTAGAAAAAAAATACAAAAGATACCTCTTGGAAGATAGTTTTGATCTTCCTATTTCATATCATGAAAAGAATAAAATTAAACATATAGAAAAAAAAAATAAAAAAAATGAAGAGTTAAATGATTTTTGA
- the hisS gene encoding histidine--tRNA ligase: MQYPNIPKGTRDFSFNEISRRNYIIETIRKKFEIFGFNPIETTSIEYMSTLINKYGEEGDYLMFKLLHSGNSLKRGISDFMKKIIENFKFKKKQVDFTTLLTEHISNKALRYDLTVPLIRYVAMHRNTIIFPFKRYQIQPVWRAERPQKGRFREFYQCDADIIGHNYLSLWQEIELIQLCDDIFTKLNIPIVISINHRDILRGLGEISGIKNDLWKDFTTSLDKWNKIGKDSVRKEMIRKGISSKSFDKVEFFFDMKENFYKKEKYLTTAFENSEKGKKGVKDISFIFNMINNLSLQKTQLEWNISLARGMNYYTGTILEIFPYNNRKENSIGGGGRYDLSNFFGMNNTYGVGISFGLDRIYLVMEKENLFKNIYNTSSKVLFINFGDEESSYAYKMINYLRKEGISTQLYPNPIKIGAQFKYASDNHIPFAIIVGKDEIKKNKIKVKNIKKRTEKEYDNLKKVIESIKKLN; this comes from the coding sequence ATGCAGTATCCTAACATTCCTAAAGGAACCAGGGATTTCTCATTTAATGAGATTAGTAGGAGGAATTATATAATTGAAACTATTCGAAAAAAATTTGAAATTTTTGGTTTTAATCCCATAGAAACTACTTCTATTGAATATATGTCCACCCTTATTAATAAATATGGAGAGGAAGGAGATTATTTAATGTTCAAATTGCTTCATTCAGGAAATTCTTTAAAAAGAGGAATTTCAGATTTTATGAAAAAAATAATTGAAAATTTCAAATTTAAAAAAAAACAAGTTGATTTTACAACATTATTAACTGAACATATATCTAATAAAGCACTCAGATATGACTTAACTGTTCCTCTTATACGGTATGTTGCAATGCATAGAAATACAATTATCTTTCCTTTTAAAAGATATCAAATACAACCTGTATGGAGAGCAGAAAGACCTCAAAAAGGAAGATTTAGAGAATTCTATCAATGTGATGCAGATATTATAGGACATAATTATTTATCCTTATGGCAAGAAATAGAATTAATTCAACTTTGTGATGATATTTTTACAAAATTAAATATTCCTATAGTTATTTCTATTAACCATAGGGATATCCTTAGAGGATTAGGAGAAATTTCTGGAATAAAAAACGATTTATGGAAAGATTTTACCACATCTTTGGATAAATGGAATAAAATAGGAAAAGATTCAGTAAGAAAAGAAATGATAAGAAAAGGAATATCTTCTAAATCTTTTGATAAGGTTGAATTTTTTTTTGATATGAAAGAAAATTTCTATAAAAAAGAAAAATATTTAACTACTGCTTTTGAAAATTCTGAAAAAGGAAAAAAAGGAGTTAAAGATATTAGCTTTATATTCAATATGATAAATAATCTTTCTTTGCAAAAAACACAATTAGAATGGAATATTTCATTAGCAAGAGGAATGAATTATTATACAGGAACAATATTAGAAATTTTTCCATATAATAATAGGAAAGAAAATTCCATTGGAGGAGGAGGAAGATATGATCTATCAAATTTTTTTGGGATGAATAATACTTATGGAGTAGGAATTTCTTTTGGTTTAGATAGAATTTATCTAGTTATGGAAAAAGAAAACTTGTTTAAAAACATCTATAATACTTCTTCAAAAGTTTTATTTATTAATTTTGGAGATGAAGAATCTTCTTATGCATATAAGATGATAAATTATTTGAGAAAGGAAGGTATTTCTACTCAGTTATATCCTAATCCTATAAAAATAGGAGCTCAGTTTAAATATGCTAGTGATAATCATATTCCATTTGCTATTATCGTAGGAAAAGATGAAATAAAAAAAAATAAAATAAAAGTAAAAAACATTAAAAAAAGAACAGAAAAAGAATATGATAATCTAAAAAAAGTTATAGAATCAATTAAAAAATTGAATTAA
- the pnuC gene encoding nicotinamide riboside transporter PnuC: MFFFNYDIDILISSYYTNYTNYTNYTKGSLKEFFLEIIAVILTIISVLFSQRNNVLVFPVGILGTTIYSYLTFITSLYGDFIINIYYTIVSLYGWFLWKKKENKKIRITYCNTKDYFYTSILFFFTCIFSVIVYYLNGKLKSYSDWMDIFTTGIYFSGMYQMSIKKVENWIFWMIGNIISVPLYFLKGLILTGILFIILFLLSIDGFIIWKKKAINSIF; encoded by the coding sequence ATGTTTTTTTTTAATTACGACATAGATATCCTTATATCTTCTTATTATACTAATTATACTAATTATACTAATTATACTAAAGGTAGTTTAAAAGAATTTTTTTTAGAAATAATAGCTGTTATATTAACAATTATTAGTGTTTTATTTTCGCAAAGAAATAATGTTCTAGTATTCCCAGTAGGAATCTTGGGGACTACGATTTATAGTTATTTAACCTTTATTACTTCTTTATATGGAGATTTTATTATAAATATATATTATACTATAGTAAGTTTATACGGATGGTTTTTATGGAAAAAAAAAGAGAATAAGAAAATAAGAATTACTTATTGTAATACGAAAGATTACTTTTATACAAGTATTTTATTTTTTTTTACTTGTATTTTCAGTGTGATAGTTTATTATTTAAATGGAAAACTTAAAAGTTATTCTGATTGGATGGATATATTTACAACGGGAATTTATTTTTCTGGAATGTATCAAATGTCTATTAAAAAAGTAGAAAATTGGATTTTTTGGATGATAGGAAATATAATATCTGTACCTCTTTATTTTCTAAAAGGTTTGATATTAACAGGTATTCTATTTATTATTCTATTTCTATTATCTATTGATGGATTTATAATTTGGAAAAAAAAAGCAATTAATTCAATTTTTTAA